One Paucidesulfovibrio longus DSM 6739 genomic window carries:
- a CDS encoding integrase core domain-containing protein: TRKLREAGARISMDGRGRWMDNVMIERLWRSLKYECVYLREIETGSELRRTLAWWIDFYNNRRPHKTFDGRKPMEIYQQFKPEGVPPLACPKKAA; the protein is encoded by the coding sequence CACACGGAAGCTCCGGGAGGCCGGAGCACGCATCTCCATGGATGGCCGAGGCCGCTGGATGGACAACGTTATGATCGAGCGTCTCTGGCGCTCCTTGAAGTATGAATGCGTGTATCTGCGGGAGATCGAGACGGGCAGCGAGCTTCGCCGCACCCTGGCCTGGTGGATTGATTTCTACAACAACCGGCGTCCGCACAAGACCTTTGACGGCAGAAAGCCGATGGAGATATATCAGCAATTCAAGCCAGAGGGGGTACCTCCTCTGGCTTGCCCGAAAAAGGCGGCATAG
- a CDS encoding type II toxin-antitoxin system RelE/ParE family toxin, with protein sequence MADVRITAAAKAHLLGIWEYTAAQWSEDQADAYLREIKTAFERLTENPLLGIHRPEIATGYRSLPSGKHVIFYTLDKKEDAINIIGVLHARMDVRSHLE encoded by the coding sequence ATGGCTGATGTCCGCATCACGGCGGCTGCCAAGGCGCATCTGCTCGGCATCTGGGAATACACGGCAGCCCAGTGGAGCGAGGATCAGGCGGACGCCTACCTGCGCGAGATCAAAACCGCTTTCGAACGGCTGACCGAGAATCCCCTGCTCGGCATCCACCGCCCCGAAATCGCGACGGGCTACCGCTCCCTTCCATCCGGCAAGCATGTCATCTTCTACACGCTCGACAAGAAAGAAGACGCCATCAACATTATTGGCGTGTTGCACGCCCGGATGGATGTTCGCAGTCACCTCGAATAG
- a CDS encoding cupredoxin domain-containing protein: MSLFERLDQLFEENTTEDETVFSVELGHGHTYNGDVFVGFIHEGDENEAGEHLFGVESALTEISPSKAGFIVEIHIDAFHDDGIEFFVIGSESNDWAQEIIRTRNDGNGYEYDYSDEHKFSDYIRMRPFIYDALGRVGAV; the protein is encoded by the coding sequence ATGTCACTTTTTGAGCGCTTAGACCAACTTTTTGAAGAGAATACCACGGAGGATGAAACCGTTTTTTCGGTAGAATTAGGTCATGGGCACACATACAATGGCGACGTTTTTGTTGGCTTCATACACGAAGGGGACGAAAACGAAGCTGGCGAACATCTATTTGGAGTTGAAAGCGCCTTGACTGAAATCTCCCCTTCCAAAGCTGGTTTCATTGTCGAGATTCACATTGATGCCTTCCATGATGATGGAATCGAATTCTTTGTGATTGGTTCAGAATCCAACGACTGGGCACAAGAAATAATCAGAACCCGCAATGACGGCAATGGTTATGAATATGATTACTCTGACGAACACAAATTTTCAGATTACATCCGAATGCGCCCATTTATCTATGATGCATTAGGACGTGTTGGAGCGGTATAG
- a CDS encoding type II toxin-antitoxin system ParD family antitoxin produces the protein MHISLTPTLEKSIREKVESGLYNNASEVVREALRFMETHEELVRQMKLDALRCELRLGAEQADRGEFVAESMEDIIAEARQRRNG, from the coding sequence ATGCACATATCCCTGACTCCGACCCTGGAAAAGAGCATCCGGGAAAAGGTGGAAAGCGGCCTCTACAACAACGCGAGCGAGGTTGTCCGGGAGGCGCTCCGGTTCATGGAGACGCACGAGGAACTGGTCCGCCAGATGAAGCTGGACGCGCTCCGGTGTGAACTGCGCCTGGGGGCCGAACAGGCCGATCGCGGCGAATTCGTCGCGGAGAGCATGGAAGACATCATCGCCGAGGCCAGGCAGCGCCGGAATGGCTGA